A region of Epinephelus fuscoguttatus linkage group LG1, E.fuscoguttatus.final_Chr_v1 DNA encodes the following proteins:
- the LOC125891185 gene encoding protein S100-B-like, whose product MEASKKKMSDLESGMVTIVNVFHKYSGHKCKLKKAELKDLINNEMSHFIMKIQENETLDELFADLDQNGDLEIDFKEFIALIAMVTSACHELFNP is encoded by the exons ATGGAG GCTTCAAAGAAGAAGATGTCAGACCTGGAGAGTGGCATGGTCACTATCGTCAACGTTTTCCACAAATACTCAGGTCACAAGTGCAAGCTGAAGAAAGCAGAGCTTAAAGATCTTATCAACAATGAGATGAGTCATTTCATAATG AAAATCCAAGAGAATGAGACTCTGGATGAGCTTTTTGCGGACCTTGACCAGAATGGAGACCTGGAGATTGACTTCAAAGAATTCATCGCCCTCATTGCCATGGTTACCTCAGCATGCCATGAACTCTTCAACCCATAA